Proteins encoded by one window of Clostridia bacterium:
- a CDS encoding extracellular solute-binding protein: MQKCGIVKLIICCLALIFLLSGCLQTQKEFGLNPKEPISIQIWHYYNGPQKMAFDDMVMEFNETVGLEKGIIVEAFSQGNVDDLERKLIEAVNKKIGAGEIPDIFAAYADTAYQVDRLGLLVDLESYLTPDEIDEYIDSYIEEGRFYDNDGVKIFPIAKATEIMMLNKTDWDKFAKDTGARIEDLKTWEGIARTAEKYYDWTDSLTSTPDDGKAFFGRDAMANYIIVGSKQLGQEIFDVKNGQVNLTIDDDIMRRLWDNFYIPYINGYYKAVGKFRSEDAKTGEIIALVCSTSGVVYFPESVITDDNEGYDIETMVLPLPNFENTTPCAVQQGAGMAVVKSDKTHEYASVEFLKWFTHRDRNAKFCIESGYMPVKKESNEIQFIQEYMADNEKITNQLYLSVPVVVSQLQNYELYTNKPFENGTDARVVLTNSLIDKAKSDRDKIVNLLDQGMTRDQAVSQFATDENFNKWLLEFKKSLQDVIE, encoded by the coding sequence ATGCAAAAATGCGGAATTGTAAAATTGATAATTTGCTGTTTGGCTTTGATATTTTTATTATCAGGATGTTTACAAACACAAAAAGAGTTCGGGTTAAACCCTAAAGAGCCCATTTCTATTCAAATATGGCATTATTACAATGGCCCCCAGAAAATGGCTTTTGATGACATGGTTATGGAATTTAACGAGACTGTAGGGCTTGAAAAGGGAATTATTGTAGAAGCCTTTAGCCAAGGTAACGTAGATGATCTGGAGAGAAAATTAATTGAAGCTGTTAATAAAAAAATAGGAGCAGGAGAAATTCCGGATATTTTTGCAGCCTATGCGGATACTGCTTATCAGGTTGATAGATTAGGTCTTTTGGTAGATTTGGAAAGCTATCTTACCCCTGATGAGATAGATGAATATATAGATTCATATATTGAGGAGGGGCGTTTTTACGATAATGATGGAGTCAAAATTTTCCCAATTGCCAAGGCTACTGAAATTATGATGTTAAACAAAACAGATTGGGATAAATTTGCTAAAGACACTGGAGCCCGAATAGAGGACTTAAAGACTTGGGAGGGGATAGCCAGGACTGCTGAAAAATATTATGATTGGACAGATAGCTTGACTTCAACGCCAGATGATGGCAAGGCCTTTTTTGGTAGGGATGCGATGGCAAACTATATTATAGTGGGTTCCAAGCAGCTTGGCCAAGAGATATTCGATGTAAAAAATGGACAAGTTAATTTAACTATAGATGATGATATTATGCGTAGACTATGGGATAATTTTTATATCCCATATATAAATGGATATTATAAGGCCGTTGGGAAGTTCCGCTCCGAAGATGCCAAGACAGGAGAAATAATAGCTCTTGTGTGTTCAACATCAGGTGTTGTATATTTTCCTGAAAGCGTTATTACTGATGATAATGAGGGGTATGATATTGAGACCATGGTATTGCCCTTACCTAATTTTGAAAATACTACTCCATGTGCAGTCCAACAGGGGGCCGGTATGGCTGTTGTTAAATCGGATAAAACCCATGAATATGCATCCGTTGAGTTTTTAAAATGGTTTACCCATAGGGATAGAAATGCAAAATTCTGTATAGAATCAGGATATATGCCGGTCAAAAAAGAATCAAATGAAATTCAATTTATACAAGAATATATGGCTGATAATGAAAAGATTACAAATCAGTTGTATCTTTCAGTTCCTGTGGTTGTGAGCCAGCTACAAAACTATGAGCTGTATACGAATAAGCCCTTTGAAAATGGTACAGATGCAAGGGTTGTCTTAACAAACTCTTTAATAGACAAGGCAAAATCGGACAGAGATAAAATTGTTAACCTATTAGACCAAGGTATGACACGGGACC
- the nifJ gene encoding pyruvate:ferredoxin (flavodoxin) oxidoreductase produces the protein MVKKNMKTMDGNTAAAYVSYAFTDVAAIYPITPSSTMAEYVDEWSANGRKNIFGQEVSVAEMQSEGGAAGAVHGSLASGALTTTFTASQGLLLMIPNMYKIAGELLPGVFHVSARALASHALSIFGDHSDVMACRQTGFALLASTNVQEVMDLGAVAHLSAIKSRVPFLHFFDGFRTSHEIQKIEALDYDDLASLVDYDAIKRFRDNALNPEHPVTRGTAQNPDIFFQARESSNKFYLAVPEIVENYMHQINKLTGRNYQLFNYYGAEDAERIIIAMGSVCDTIEETVDYLNSKGEKVGLVKVRLYRPFSVKHLLSCVPETVKSIAVLDRTKEPGSIGEPLYEDIRTAYYEAANSPVIVGGRYGLGSKDTTPAQIIAVFDNLKQQDPKNHFTIGIVDDVTNLSLETGPEIDTSAEGTISCKFWGLGSDGTVGANKNAIKIIGDHTDMYAQGYFSYDSKKSGGVTISHLRFGKNPIKSTYLVNKANFVACHNPSYVGKYDMVSDLKDNGVFLLNCGWDKEELDKHLPADMKRFIANHNISFYTIDAVNIAREIGLGGRINMIMQASFFKLADIIPIDDAVEYMKKAIKTSYGKKGEKVVNMNFEAVEQGIKSLNKVEIPKEWANAQDQTIDEERDVPEFVKEILEPVNKQQGDKLPVSAFVGKEDGTFPHGTAKYEKRGIAVVVPEWQADKCIQCNQCSYVCPHAAIRPFLVNEEEAKNAPENFDTIKARGKGFEDYSFRIQVSPSDCTGCGNCAQVCPAKEKALVMKPLETQTDQVENWEYAVNVPHKDNPSRKNTVKGSQFEQPLLEFSGACAGCGETPYAKLVTQLFGDRMMIANATGCSSIWGGSAPTTPYTTDKNGRGPAWANSLFEDNAEYGFGMLLGVKQMRNKIADLCEKALEKDMDEQLKSALQEWLDTMLDGEKSKVASANLINIIEQYKTDDNELKSILDEIADKKDFLIKKSFWVFGGDGWAYDIGFGGLDHVLASGEDINVLVFDTEVYSNTGGQSSKSTPTGAVAKFAAAGKDVKKKDLGRIAMTYGYVYVAQVAMGASQNQLIKALTEAENYPGPSLVIAYAPCINHGITKGMGCAQEETKKAVETGYWHLYRYNPLLKEQGKNPFTLDSKEPTGSVKDFLMGEVRYSSLLRTFPDRAEELFKRAEQDTKERYKAYKKLAEE, from the coding sequence ATGGTCAAAAAAAACATGAAGACAATGGATGGCAATACAGCGGCTGCTTATGTGTCATACGCATTTACTGACGTTGCTGCCATCTATCCTATTACCCCATCATCCACAATGGCAGAATATGTTGATGAATGGAGTGCTAATGGGAGAAAAAACATTTTCGGACAAGAAGTAAGCGTTGCAGAAATGCAATCAGAAGGGGGTGCAGCAGGAGCTGTTCATGGTTCATTAGCCTCAGGGGCACTTACAACTACATTCACCGCCTCACAAGGACTTCTTTTGATGATTCCAAATATGTATAAAATAGCTGGTGAACTGCTTCCTGGCGTATTCCATGTAAGTGCACGTGCTTTAGCATCACACGCACTCTCAATATTCGGTGATCATTCTGATGTGATGGCATGTCGTCAAACTGGTTTTGCGCTTCTTGCATCCACAAACGTACAAGAAGTAATGGACTTAGGTGCTGTAGCACACTTGTCTGCTATTAAATCTCGCGTTCCTTTCCTTCATTTCTTTGATGGATTCAGAACGTCACATGAAATACAAAAAATAGAAGCCCTGGACTACGATGACCTTGCCAGTCTAGTGGATTATGATGCAATAAAAAGATTTAGAGACAACGCATTAAATCCGGAACATCCGGTCACAAGAGGAACTGCACAAAATCCAGACATCTTCTTCCAGGCTAGAGAATCTTCAAATAAGTTTTATTTAGCAGTACCCGAAATAGTTGAAAACTACATGCACCAAATAAACAAATTAACAGGAAGAAACTATCAATTGTTTAACTACTATGGAGCAGAAGATGCTGAACGTATCATAATAGCCATGGGTTCAGTATGTGACACCATAGAAGAAACAGTGGATTATTTGAATTCCAAAGGTGAAAAGGTTGGACTGGTTAAGGTCAGACTTTATAGACCATTCTCAGTTAAACATCTTTTAAGCTGCGTTCCTGAAACAGTTAAAAGCATCGCTGTACTTGATAGGACCAAAGAGCCAGGTTCAATTGGCGAACCATTGTATGAAGATATTCGCACAGCATACTACGAAGCAGCTAACAGTCCTGTAATTGTAGGCGGTAGATATGGCCTAGGTTCAAAGGATACTACTCCTGCACAGATCATTGCAGTATTCGATAACCTAAAACAACAGGATCCCAAAAACCATTTTACAATAGGTATTGTAGATGATGTTACTAATCTATCTTTAGAGACAGGCCCAGAGATAGATACTTCTGCAGAAGGTACCATCAGCTGTAAATTCTGGGGATTAGGTTCAGACGGAACTGTTGGTGCAAATAAAAATGCTATAAAGATAATAGGCGACCACACAGATATGTATGCACAAGGATATTTCTCATATGACTCTAAAAAGTCAGGTGGAGTAACAATATCCCACTTAAGATTTGGCAAGAATCCTATAAAGTCCACATATCTTGTAAACAAAGCGAACTTTGTAGCATGTCATAACCCATCATATGTAGGAAAATATGATATGGTATCCGACCTCAAGGATAACGGAGTATTTTTGTTGAACTGCGGTTGGGATAAAGAAGAGCTTGATAAGCATCTGCCTGCAGATATGAAGAGATTCATTGCAAATCACAACATCAGCTTTTATACAATAGATGCTGTGAATATAGCTAGAGAAATAGGCCTAGGCGGCAGAATAAATATGATAATGCAAGCATCCTTCTTCAAATTGGCAGATATAATACCTATAGATGATGCAGTAGAATATATGAAAAAAGCTATTAAAACTAGCTACGGCAAAAAAGGCGAAAAAGTAGTTAATATGAACTTTGAAGCAGTTGAGCAGGGAATAAAATCTTTAAACAAAGTTGAAATCCCGAAAGAATGGGCAAATGCACAAGATCAAACTATAGATGAAGAAAGAGATGTTCCAGAATTTGTTAAAGAAATCCTTGAACCGGTTAACAAACAGCAAGGAGACAAACTACCTGTAAGTGCATTTGTTGGAAAAGAAGACGGTACATTCCCTCACGGAACTGCAAAATATGAAAAGAGGGGCATTGCAGTTGTAGTTCCTGAATGGCAGGCGGATAAATGTATACAGTGTAACCAGTGCTCATATGTATGTCCCCATGCTGCTATAAGACCTTTCTTGGTAAATGAAGAAGAAGCTAAAAATGCACCTGAAAACTTCGATACCATAAAGGCTAGAGGTAAAGGATTTGAAGACTATAGCTTTAGAATCCAGGTATCTCCATCAGATTGTACCGGTTGTGGGAACTGTGCTCAGGTCTGTCCTGCGAAAGAAAAGGCATTGGTAATGAAGCCCCTTGAAACACAGACCGATCAGGTTGAAAATTGGGAATACGCTGTTAATGTTCCTCATAAGGATAATCCTTCAAGAAAGAACACAGTTAAAGGCAGTCAGTTTGAACAGCCACTTCTTGAATTCTCCGGAGCATGTGCCGGCTGCGGTGAAACACCGTACGCAAAACTGGTCACACAATTGTTTGGCGACAGGATGATGATAGCCAATGCTACAGGATGTTCGTCCATATGGGGAGGTAGTGCGCCTACAACTCCATATACTACGGACAAAAACGGCCGAGGTCCTGCATGGGCAAACTCCCTCTTTGAAGACAACGCTGAATACGGATTCGGAATGCTGTTAGGCGTAAAACAGATGAGAAACAAAATTGCAGATCTGTGTGAAAAAGCACTGGAAAAAGACATGGATGAACAGCTCAAGTCTGCTCTTCAAGAATGGTTAGATACAATGCTAGATGGCGAAAAATCAAAGGTTGCATCTGCAAATCTGATAAATATAATTGAACAGTATAAAACTGATGATAACGAATTAAAATCTATATTAGATGAAATAGCTGACAAAAAAGACTTCCTGATTAAAAAATCCTTCTGGGTATTTGGAGGAGATGGTTGGGCATATGATATAGGCTTTGGAGGTCTAGACCATGTACTTGCATCAGGAGAAGATATAAATGTGCTGGTATTTGATACAGAGGTATATTCAAATACAGGTGGTCAATCATCTAAATCGACTCCTACCGGTGCAGTGGCTAAATTCGCAGCTGCCGGTAAAGATGTGAAGAAAAAAGATCTAGGCCGTATAGCTATGACTTACGGCTATGTATACGTAGCACAAGTGGCAATGGGTGCCAGCCAGAATCAGTTGATCAAGGCGCTTACAGAAGCAGAAAACTATCCAGGTCCTTCACTGGTAATCGCTTATGCTCCATGTATAAACCATGGTATAACTAAGGGAATGGGATGTGCACAGGAAGAAACTAAAAAAGCAGTTGAAACAGGCTACTGGCATCTGTACAGATATAATCCTCTATTGAAAGAACAAGGTAAAAACCCATTCACACTTGATTCTAAAGAGCCTACAGGATCAGTGAAAGACTTCTTGATGGGTGAAGTACGTTATTCATCGCTGCTCAGGACATTCCCAGATAGAGCAGAAGAACTGTTCAAGAGAGCAGAACAGGATACAAAAGAAAGATATAAAGCATATAAAAAACTTGCAGAAGAATAA
- a CDS encoding histone deacetylase: MIEAKNKLGIVFFPAFDWAITPSHPEREERLLYTMDQIREEGIFDIKGIKTYNPELATEKDIQRVHFCYPDVKSVVPQPHLISAGGAITAAKCVMENQTDKSFAIVRPPGHHAHRVVYGDRGFCIINIEAVMVENIRQHYGNKKIAIVDTDCHHGDGTQDIYWNDDQTLFISFHQDGRTLFPGTGFVEEFGGPGAIGYNINIPLPPGTGEQGFLYVLDNLVLPILEEYKPDLTINSAGQDNHYTDPITNMNFTAQGYAKLNDKLDPDIAVLEGGYSIEGALPYINLGIMLAMAGVDYSGIKEPDYHPDKIKQAPEITEYIKRVCEQIYVAWKNKDQISQKALKGRQWVTRQRQIYYDTDGIMEHQTENIKVCKKCPGLIIIKSNASRGGKDSIFAISIPRNACNQCIDEGYRKYKKQSTIRYNKVFLQDKVNDLFKAK; the protein is encoded by the coding sequence TTGATTGAAGCAAAAAACAAACTAGGTATTGTATTCTTCCCTGCATTTGATTGGGCGATAACCCCGTCCCATCCCGAGAGAGAAGAAAGACTGTTATACACTATGGATCAGATAAGAGAAGAAGGCATATTTGATATAAAAGGAATAAAGACCTATAATCCAGAACTGGCCACTGAAAAAGATATACAAAGGGTTCATTTTTGCTACCCTGATGTAAAATCGGTAGTCCCACAACCTCATCTTATTTCTGCAGGTGGTGCTATAACTGCTGCCAAGTGCGTTATGGAAAACCAAACTGATAAATCCTTCGCAATAGTGAGGCCGCCAGGGCACCATGCACACAGAGTAGTCTATGGTGACAGAGGCTTTTGTATAATAAATATCGAAGCTGTAATGGTGGAAAATATAAGACAGCACTATGGAAATAAAAAGATTGCAATAGTGGATACAGACTGCCATCATGGTGATGGGACCCAAGATATCTATTGGAATGATGATCAAACACTGTTTATATCGTTTCATCAGGATGGAAGAACTTTGTTCCCTGGAACCGGCTTTGTAGAAGAATTCGGAGGCCCCGGGGCAATCGGTTATAACATAAATATACCGCTTCCTCCTGGAACAGGTGAACAAGGTTTTCTATACGTGCTGGATAATTTAGTACTCCCTATATTAGAGGAATATAAACCAGACCTTACGATAAACTCTGCTGGTCAGGACAATCACTACACTGACCCTATAACAAATATGAATTTTACAGCACAGGGATATGCAAAGCTCAATGACAAGCTTGACCCGGATATAGCAGTGCTAGAAGGGGGCTATTCTATAGAAGGGGCTCTACCTTACATCAATCTAGGGATAATGCTTGCAATGGCAGGAGTGGACTATAGCGGTATAAAAGAGCCGGACTACCACCCTGATAAAATAAAACAAGCACCAGAAATAACAGAATATATCAAAAGAGTATGTGAACAAATATATGTAGCGTGGAAAAACAAAGACCAAATCTCCCAAAAAGCGCTGAAAGGAAGACAGTGGGTTACAAGACAGAGACAGATTTACTACGATACTGATGGAATAATGGAACATCAAACTGAAAACATCAAGGTATGCAAAAAATGTCCCGGTCTTATAATAATAAAATCCAATGCTAGCAGAGGCGGTAAAGATTCAATCTTTGCCATATCAATACCCAGGAATGCATGTAATCAATGTATAGATGAGGGATATAGAAAGTATAAAAAACAGAGCACAATAAGATACAATAAAGTATTCTTACAAGATAAGGTAAATGATCTATTCAAAGCTAAATAG
- a CDS encoding DUF1015 domain-containing protein codes for MIHNNKIGVAVPSIMLPKKDIDMKKWSIIACDQYTSQPEYWEKASETVADSPSTLNLIFPEVYLNDDDKDKRISDIHNTMQQYISQGILKQQDPGFVYLDRQTAHTPSRKGLIIALDLEQYDYNRGADTLIRATEGTVLDRIPPRMKIRQNAAIELPHIMILIDDPGKTVIEPLADNIDRMQKLYDFDLMLDGGHIEGYKVDDKQMIQNILNALESLCHPQVFSQKYGVNENTKPLLFAVGDGNHSLATAKACWEKIKQSLNQNQIENHPARYALVELVNIHDQGISFEPIHRVVFNVNAQEIIHQMKSYFKDSVCTYTEGQPDISQLKTTEINTHKLIFMFENKTGIFEIKNPIHNLAVGSLQSFLDEYLNVHAESSIDYIHGQKAVQTLSSKDGNIGFLLPPMPKNQLFKTIILDGVLPRKTFSMGEAEEKRYYLEARKIV; via the coding sequence ATGATACATAATAATAAAATCGGGGTGGCTGTTCCCTCTATAATGCTTCCAAAAAAGGATATAGACATGAAAAAATGGTCGATAATCGCCTGTGACCAGTATACTTCACAGCCGGAGTATTGGGAAAAAGCAAGTGAAACGGTGGCAGATTCCCCTTCCACTCTTAATCTTATATTTCCCGAAGTATATCTAAACGATGACGATAAAGATAAAAGAATTTCAGACATACATAATACAATGCAGCAATATATCTCTCAGGGAATATTGAAACAGCAAGACCCAGGATTCGTTTATCTGGACAGACAAACTGCACACACACCTTCCAGAAAAGGACTCATCATAGCCCTTGACCTTGAACAATATGATTACAATAGAGGTGCTGATACCCTGATAAGAGCAACAGAAGGTACAGTGCTGGACAGAATACCACCCAGGATGAAGATACGCCAAAACGCAGCTATAGAACTTCCCCATATAATGATATTGATAGATGATCCGGGAAAAACTGTGATAGAACCCCTAGCTGATAATATAGATAGAATGCAAAAATTATATGATTTTGATCTTATGCTGGACGGCGGACACATTGAAGGCTATAAAGTCGACGATAAACAAATGATACAAAACATTTTAAATGCTTTGGAATCTCTCTGCCATCCTCAAGTTTTTTCTCAAAAGTATGGGGTAAATGAAAACACTAAACCTTTATTGTTTGCCGTGGGAGACGGAAATCATTCTTTAGCTACCGCTAAGGCTTGTTGGGAAAAAATCAAACAATCATTGAACCAAAATCAGATAGAAAATCATCCTGCAAGATATGCGCTGGTAGAACTTGTAAACATCCATGATCAAGGGATTAGCTTTGAGCCTATACATAGAGTTGTGTTTAATGTCAATGCCCAAGAGATAATCCACCAAATGAAAAGCTATTTTAAGGACTCTGTCTGCACATATACTGAAGGACAGCCGGATATCAGCCAATTAAAGACAACCGAAATCAATACTCATAAATTGATATTTATGTTTGAAAACAAAACAGGCATTTTTGAAATAAAAAACCCTATACACAATCTTGCAGTAGGTTCCCTGCAGTCATTTTTAGATGAATATTTAAATGTGCATGCTGAATCATCCATCGATTACATACACGGACAGAAAGCAGTTCAAACACTCTCATCTAAAGATGGAAATATAGGCTTTCTGCTTCCGCCTATGCCTAAAAATCAGCTTTTTAAGACTATAATATTGGACGGAGTGCTCCCTAGAAAGACATTCTCTATGGGAGAAGCTGAAGAAAAAAGATATTACCTAGAAGCAAGAAAGATAGTTTAA
- a CDS encoding DUF6512 family protein, translating into MDCQKKRVLVWEIVGVLIILGISSLLHFCFEWSGNFKPLAVFCAVNGSTWEHLKIGFWGAAFYSLIEYFVFLKRNKNFVFAKTLSFYLIVILTALFAFIFRDLFKIEMLAVDILYFTAAIFIAQLISYKILISHSNYRVYRPFALIALVIIIAAFSLLTYFPVEIGIFKDPVEGGYGL; encoded by the coding sequence ATGGATTGCCAGAAAAAGAGAGTATTGGTATGGGAGATAGTAGGTGTTTTAATTATTTTAGGGATATCTAGTCTTCTGCATTTTTGTTTTGAGTGGAGCGGGAACTTTAAGCCGTTGGCAGTATTTTGTGCTGTAAACGGAAGCACTTGGGAGCATCTAAAAATAGGATTTTGGGGTGCTGCATTCTATAGCCTGATAGAGTATTTTGTTTTTCTCAAAAGAAATAAAAATTTTGTTTTTGCAAAGACGCTATCCTTTTATTTAATCGTCATTTTGACAGCTTTATTTGCATTCATATTCAGGGATCTGTTTAAGATAGAGATGTTAGCAGTTGACATATTATATTTTACAGCTGCCATTTTTATTGCACAATTGATAAGTTATAAAATATTGATCAGTCATAGTAACTATAGAGTATATAGACCGTTTGCATTGATTGCTTTGGTCATAATAATTGCTGCCTTTAGTCTGCTTACTTATTTTCCTGTTGAAATAGGAATATTCAAGGATCCCGTTGAAGGAGGATATGGTTTGTAG
- a CDS encoding hydantoinase/oxoprolinase family protein translates to MIIGLDTGGTHVDAVLIDNKQIIDTAKYPTDKTNLLGCIWETIEQLMKGNDIKKIEKINLSTTISTNAIVENKTQPVAMFIESGPGLSPSNFACGDYNVFLEGYIDHRGREIKPINIAQVKKELKSISDKNINSAAIVCKFCTRNPMHEKQITDMLISNGFQPVTAGHTLSGKLNFPRRIYTSYLNSAVSSSFMEFSTAIKKACSTKGLEVPIHILKADGGTINLNDSEKHPVQTILSGPAASVMGCLAMTDSNADSIFLDIGGTTTDISFTADGVPLFEPEGITISNYPTLVRAIHSTSIGLGGDSAVVVSKEGNIKIGPERKGPPIALGGTIPTPTDAMIALGLMHIGNSQKAKGAMADIGKKLNISPLQAAQKIYDTFGSILKHNIDNILREINRHPVYTIHELLHGKKIKPRSMMIIGGPAKATAPIISKKLNLPYTVPHNYEITNAVGAALTRNTFELTLLADTERKILSVPEIGLYQHISSNYTLSNAKQDAAELIKTHVEKTGFGNQNVPIEITEENSFNMVRGFFVTGKNIRVSAQVKPGLIYKHPKPMEKGGAQID, encoded by the coding sequence TTGATCATAGGTTTAGATACCGGCGGCACCCATGTAGATGCTGTACTTATAGATAATAAACAGATAATTGACACAGCTAAATATCCTACTGATAAGACAAATCTTTTGGGCTGCATATGGGAAACCATTGAGCAATTGATGAAAGGTAACGACATAAAAAAAATAGAAAAGATAAATTTAAGTACAACCATATCTACAAATGCAATAGTGGAAAATAAAACCCAACCTGTAGCTATGTTCATAGAATCTGGTCCAGGATTAAGCCCTTCCAATTTTGCATGTGGTGATTACAATGTATTTCTGGAAGGTTATATAGACCATAGGGGTAGAGAAATAAAACCTATAAACATAGCACAGGTAAAAAAAGAGCTTAAATCCATATCTGACAAAAATATAAACAGCGCTGCCATTGTATGCAAATTCTGCACAAGAAACCCCATGCATGAAAAACAAATAACTGATATGCTAATATCCAACGGATTCCAGCCTGTCACAGCAGGTCATACACTATCCGGCAAGCTAAATTTCCCTAGAAGGATATACACTTCATATCTGAACTCAGCAGTATCTTCGTCATTTATGGAGTTTTCTACTGCCATAAAGAAAGCATGTAGTACAAAAGGACTGGAAGTACCGATACATATATTGAAGGCTGATGGAGGGACCATTAATTTAAACGACTCGGAAAAACATCCTGTTCAAACTATATTATCTGGTCCTGCAGCCAGCGTGATGGGCTGCCTGGCTATGACTGATTCAAATGCTGATTCCATATTTCTTGATATAGGGGGAACTACTACAGATATCTCATTTACTGCAGACGGAGTTCCACTTTTTGAACCGGAGGGAATCACCATATCAAATTATCCCACTTTGGTACGGGCTATTCATAGCACATCCATCGGTCTAGGAGGAGACAGTGCAGTGGTGGTGAGCAAAGAGGGAAACATAAAGATAGGTCCTGAACGTAAGGGACCGCCAATAGCACTGGGAGGCACTATACCTACCCCTACCGATGCCATGATAGCTTTGGGGCTGATGCACATCGGCAACTCACAAAAGGCAAAAGGTGCCATGGCGGATATTGGTAAAAAATTAAATATTTCACCTTTACAAGCCGCACAAAAAATATATGATACCTTTGGCAGCATATTAAAACACAACATTGACAATATACTAAGAGAAATAAACAGACATCCTGTTTATACCATACATGAGCTATTACACGGTAAAAAAATAAAACCACGCAGCATGATGATAATAGGAGGGCCTGCAAAAGCAACGGCTCCTATTATAAGTAAAAAGCTGAACCTCCCATATACCGTCCCGCACAATTATGAGATTACAAATGCAGTAGGTGCAGCTTTGACCAGAAATACATTTGAGCTCACGCTCTTGGCAGATACTGAAAGAAAAATACTTTCAGTCCCTGAAATAGGTTTATACCAACATATCAGCAGCAATTACACTCTTTCAAATGCAAAACAGGATGCGGCAGAGCTTATAAAAACCCACGTTGAAAAAACCGGTTTTGGCAACCAAAATGTGCCTATTGAAATTACCGAAGAAAATAGCTTTAATATGGTGAGAGGCTTTTTTGTCACCGGTAAAAATATACGTGTATCAGCACAGGTAAAACCCGGACTTATTTACAAACATCCAAAACCGATGGAAAAAGGAGGCGCGCAAATTGATTGA